In Bradyrhizobium sp. 1(2017), one DNA window encodes the following:
- a CDS encoding AGE family epimerase/isomerase, with the protein MADEGSIAADEAADVVARLKGRMIDEALPLWSTVGWDDAAGGFIDRLHRDGAADPAAPRRVFVQARQIWCYAKAAQMGWYPEGRAIALKGLEHLLARAKAPDGRPGYVHRLTPEGAVLDARRDAYDHAFILFALASVYALDQDAQVRSEIDALLAFLDGHLRSPHGGVHEGLPVSLPRRQNPHMHLFEAMIACFEATHDLSFQNRAGEFFALFLANLYDKRKCVLSEYFEEDWSKIEPVSVEPGHQAEWVWLLKGFERITGCPTGQRRAELLATSLRYRDAATGCLIDEGDDAGNIRRSTRRLWPQTEIAKAWIAQAESGEAGAAAEARAALVRLERHYLSHPVRGGWYDQFDRDGKSLIDTIPASSFYHVLCAVTEAEQVLG; encoded by the coding sequence ATGGCGGACGAGGGAAGCATTGCGGCGGACGAGGCGGCGGATGTCGTTGCGCGCCTGAAGGGTCGCATGATCGACGAGGCGCTGCCGCTGTGGTCGACGGTCGGCTGGGACGATGCCGCGGGCGGTTTCATCGACAGGCTGCATCGCGACGGCGCGGCAGACCCAGCCGCGCCCCGGCGCGTGTTCGTGCAGGCGCGCCAGATCTGGTGCTACGCCAAGGCTGCGCAGATGGGCTGGTACCCCGAGGGCCGTGCCATCGCGCTCAAGGGGCTGGAGCATCTGCTGGCGAGAGCGAAGGCGCCGGACGGCCGCCCCGGCTACGTGCACCGGCTGACGCCGGAGGGGGCGGTGCTGGATGCCCGGCGCGACGCCTACGACCACGCCTTCATCCTGTTCGCGCTCGCGAGCGTCTATGCGCTGGACCAGGACGCCCAGGTCCGCTCCGAGATCGATGCGCTGCTCGCCTTCCTCGATGGCCATCTGCGTTCGCCGCATGGCGGCGTCCATGAGGGTCTTCCGGTCTCGCTGCCGCGCCGGCAGAACCCGCACATGCATCTGTTCGAGGCGATGATCGCCTGCTTCGAGGCGACCCACGATCTGTCGTTCCAGAACCGTGCCGGCGAGTTCTTCGCGCTGTTCCTCGCCAACCTCTATGACAAGCGGAAGTGCGTACTCAGCGAGTATTTCGAGGAGGACTGGTCGAAGATCGAGCCGGTTAGCGTCGAACCCGGTCATCAGGCGGAATGGGTCTGGCTCCTGAAAGGCTTTGAACGCATCACGGGATGCCCGACCGGACAGCGGCGCGCCGAACTGCTGGCGACCTCGTTGCGCTATCGGGATGCGGCGACGGGCTGCCTGATCGACGAGGGCGATGACGCCGGCAACATCCGCCGCAGCACGCGTCGGCTGTGGCCGCAGACCGAGATCGCGAAGGCGTGGATCGCGCAGGCCGAGTCCGGCGAGGCCGGCGCTGCGGCTGAAGCGCGTGCGGCGCTGGTGCGGCTGGAACGGCACTATCTCAGCCATCCCGTGAGGGGCGGCTGGTACGATCAGTTCGATCGCGACGGCAAATCGCTGATCGACACCATTCCTGCGTCGTCGTTCTATCATGTTCTCTGCGCTGTCACGGAAGCGGAGCAGGTGCTGGGTTAG
- a CDS encoding phenylacetate--CoA ligase family protein produces the protein MTAHYDALETRDHGAREAELFSRLPEVLRGAMAAPAYAERLWGLDPASVRSREALAGLPVLRKSELPALHKASMPFGGFVAAAPGSFARLFTSPGPIFEPEGRQADPWRGARALFAAGFRPDDIVLNTFSYHLTPGGFIFDASARALGCAVIPAGPGNTEQQFELIEAYRPVGYSGTPDFLKILLDAAASSGREVSSIKRALVSGAAFPPSLQSEIKARGIDAYQAFGTADLGLIAFETEAREGMVVNEDLILEIVKPGTGDPVAPGDVGEIVVTSLDPHHPWIRLALGDLTAALPGTSPCGRTNTRIKGWMGRADQTTKVKGMFVRPEQVAEIGKRHPALGRLRLVVTREGESDAMTLRAETTAGSEALREEIAGTLRAVTKLGGTVELVRPGVLPNDGKVIADER, from the coding sequence ATGACCGCCCATTACGACGCCCTCGAGACGCGGGACCACGGCGCGCGCGAGGCCGAGCTGTTTTCACGCCTCCCGGAGGTGCTGCGCGGCGCCATGGCCGCTCCAGCCTATGCCGAGCGGCTCTGGGGCCTCGACCCCGCCTCGGTGCGGTCCAGAGAGGCGCTGGCGGGCCTGCCGGTGCTGCGCAAGTCGGAATTGCCGGCGCTGCACAAGGCCTCCATGCCCTTCGGCGGCTTCGTGGCGGCCGCGCCGGGATCGTTCGCCCGCCTCTTTACCTCACCTGGTCCCATTTTCGAGCCGGAGGGGCGTCAAGCCGATCCCTGGCGGGGCGCACGGGCGCTGTTCGCAGCCGGGTTCCGGCCCGACGACATCGTGCTCAACACCTTCAGCTATCACCTGACCCCCGGCGGCTTCATCTTCGATGCCTCGGCACGCGCCCTCGGTTGCGCCGTGATCCCCGCGGGCCCCGGCAATACCGAACAGCAATTCGAGCTGATCGAGGCTTACCGGCCGGTCGGCTACAGCGGCACGCCGGATTTCCTGAAGATCCTGCTCGATGCTGCCGCCAGCTCGGGGCGCGAGGTCTCCTCGATCAAGCGCGCGCTGGTCTCGGGCGCGGCATTCCCGCCCTCCCTTCAGAGCGAGATCAAGGCGCGCGGCATCGACGCCTACCAAGCCTTCGGCACCGCCGATCTCGGCCTCATCGCCTTCGAGACCGAGGCCCGCGAGGGCATGGTCGTCAACGAGGACCTGATCCTGGAGATCGTCAAGCCCGGCACCGGCGATCCCGTGGCACCGGGCGACGTCGGTGAGATCGTCGTCACCTCGCTCGACCCGCACCATCCCTGGATCCGGCTCGCGCTCGGCGACCTCACCGCGGCCCTGCCCGGCACGAGCCCGTGCGGACGCACCAACACACGCATCAAGGGCTGGATGGGCCGCGCCGACCAGACCACCAAGGTCAAGGGCATGTTCGTCCGGCCCGAGCAGGTCGCCGAGATCGGCAAGCGCCATCCCGCGCTCGGCAGGTTGCGCCTCGTCGTCACGCGCGAGGGCGAGAGCGACGCAATGACGTTGAGAGCGGAAACGACGGCGGGAAGCGAGGCGTTGCGCGAAGAGATCGCCGGCACCTTGCGGGCCGTGACGAAGCTCGGCGGCACCGTCGAGCTGGTCCGCCCCGGCGTGCTGCCAAACGACGGCAAGGTGATCGCGGACGAGCGGTAG
- a CDS encoding helix-turn-helix domain-containing protein, whose translation MIPIVSKEVILSILKVSIRQIKAARALLGWSQEDLSKAAGVSSPTIKRLEALDGPLRGRAETGEKIVKALSSAGVEFLHENGGGAGVRLSQKKTFS comes from the coding sequence ATGATACCAATAGTATCCAAAGAGGTGATATTGTCAATACTAAAAGTATCGATTCGGCAGATAAAGGCTGCGCGGGCACTCCTGGGCTGGTCGCAAGAGGATTTGTCGAAAGCCGCGGGTGTATCCAGCCCAACGATCAAGCGCCTCGAAGCCTTGGATGGGCCGCTTCGGGGGAGGGCGGAAACGGGGGAAAAAATTGTTAAGGCGCTCAGTTCTGCCGGCGTGGAGTTTCTCCATGAGAACGGAGGTGGTGCCGGTGTGCGGCTCTCCCAAAAAAAGACCTTCAGCTGA
- a CDS encoding YqaJ viral recombinase family protein — protein MHGFPIDRRGFIGGSDARIVMGDREDSLIRLWREKRGEREPEDLSRNLLVQLGRATEQVNVAWYQMNTGQVVVDAQRRIFHPVHRWMAATLDGRIQETGEVFEAKFMLPWNFSQETAAEKHMAQLQHNMWVVAARSAVLSVITGGGQWIEIKIHADPLYQHLLLTAEKKFWRCVQSGELPALFNIETPRPRLEAIKVVDMSTSNQWAELAGTYLRTRDAHGEHETAKADLKKLMPEDAKEATGHGIKAKRSKSGAISFEAQGTEGSDAPVQ, from the coding sequence ATGCACGGATTTCCGATTGATCGCCGGGGCTTCATAGGCGGTTCCGACGCCCGAATCGTCATGGGCGATCGCGAGGATAGCCTCATCCGGCTTTGGCGGGAAAAGCGAGGCGAAAGGGAACCAGAGGACTTATCGAGGAATCTCTTGGTGCAGTTGGGGAGGGCGACAGAGCAGGTCAACGTGGCTTGGTACCAGATGAATACAGGCCAGGTGGTCGTCGACGCGCAGCGTCGGATATTTCATCCGGTGCACCGTTGGATGGCTGCGACTCTCGATGGCCGCATTCAGGAAACGGGTGAGGTTTTCGAAGCCAAGTTCATGTTGCCATGGAATTTTTCGCAGGAAACCGCAGCCGAGAAACACATGGCGCAACTGCAACACAACATGTGGGTTGTCGCCGCCCGCTCCGCGGTCCTCTCCGTCATCACCGGGGGTGGCCAATGGATCGAGATCAAAATCCACGCCGATCCACTTTATCAACATCTCCTCCTCACCGCCGAAAAGAAGTTCTGGCGCTGCGTTCAAAGCGGAGAGCTTCCTGCTCTCTTCAATATCGAAACGCCGCGGCCGCGCCTGGAAGCGATCAAGGTCGTCGACATGTCCACGTCCAATCAATGGGCGGAGCTGGCCGGGACCTACCTTCGAACCCGAGACGCGCACGGTGAGCATGAGACCGCAAAGGCGGACCTGAAGAAGCTCATGCCGGAAGATGCCAAGGAGGCGACAGGTCACGGCATCAAAGCCAAACGCTCCAAGTCCGGCGCGATCAGCTTCGAGGCCCAGGGGACGGAGGGCTCCGATGCACCGGTCCAGTGA
- a CDS encoding ERF family protein — MHRSSERIGTIAAALARAQAELVNPEKTLTAVIRSPFPRQDDRTFRYASLASGLDIVRKTLSRQEIATIQTTRTEQDTGQIHLTTLLAHASGEWISSDLPVCVAKEVEAPHRMGAALTYARRYALFALVGIAGEDDLDAPDVVAESPAATEQIAPGPKGKPPKGGLHRPPVLPPERSAELLDRLLGELTLQEGGDGLLAWTKATLPIKNTLLEADAHILEAAYQKKFEQAALPELSIPEQDTKWPTEQLASSTRSDSAPAVDLPLKPPIADAPGDLAFPKEPLRKRSKEHLKFVRSQACLVCKNSPADPHHLKFAQPRTLGRKVSDEFTVPLCRFHHQALHRHGDERAWWANLQISPLLIAKKLWDASPVHASGKAREVIHSDTEPPPRSESLRQ; from the coding sequence ATGCACCGGTCCAGTGAGCGGATCGGGACCATCGCAGCTGCCCTCGCCCGCGCCCAGGCCGAACTGGTGAACCCCGAGAAGACGCTGACCGCCGTGATCCGGTCGCCCTTCCCGCGGCAGGACGATCGGACTTTCCGCTACGCTTCGCTGGCCTCCGGGCTGGACATCGTCCGCAAGACCCTCAGCCGGCAGGAGATCGCCACGATCCAGACCACCCGGACCGAACAGGACACGGGCCAGATCCATCTCACCACCCTGCTTGCCCACGCCTCCGGCGAATGGATCTCCTCGGATCTCCCGGTCTGCGTCGCTAAGGAGGTCGAAGCTCCGCATCGGATGGGAGCAGCGCTGACCTACGCGCGCCGGTATGCTCTGTTTGCCCTGGTCGGAATAGCCGGGGAGGACGATTTGGACGCGCCTGATGTCGTTGCAGAATCTCCAGCTGCCACTGAGCAGATCGCGCCAGGACCGAAGGGAAAGCCTCCGAAGGGTGGCCTGCACCGCCCTCCTGTCTTACCCCCTGAACGCTCCGCCGAGCTCCTGGACCGCCTCTTGGGCGAGCTTACGCTCCAGGAGGGAGGCGACGGACTGCTTGCCTGGACCAAGGCCACGCTCCCCATCAAAAACACGCTCTTGGAGGCCGACGCCCACATTCTTGAGGCCGCCTACCAGAAGAAGTTCGAGCAAGCCGCCCTTCCCGAACTCAGTATACCTGAGCAAGATACAAAGTGGCCGACAGAGCAGCTAGCGAGTTCAACGCGCTCAGACAGCGCCCCCGCAGTCGACCTCCCTCTCAAACCGCCGATCGCGGACGCGCCGGGCGACCTCGCCTTTCCAAAGGAGCCGCTGCGAAAGCGCAGCAAGGAGCATCTCAAGTTCGTCCGCAGCCAAGCTTGCCTCGTCTGCAAGAACAGCCCCGCCGACCCCCATCATCTGAAGTTTGCTCAACCGCGAACGCTCGGGCGCAAGGTGAGCGACGAGTTCACCGTCCCGCTTTGCAGGTTTCACCATCAAGCCCTGCATCGGCATGGCGACGAGAGAGCCTGGTGGGCGAACCTGCAAATCTCGCCCCTCCTCATTGCCAAGAAATTGTGGGATGCGAGCCCGGTGCATGCGTCCGGGAAAGCGAGGGAAGTCATCCATTCCGATACCGAACCACCGCCTCGATCGGAGTCTCTTCGTCAATGA
- a CDS encoding recombinase family protein, whose amino-acid sequence MSNALVVHKAHLPKSILGVRAAQYVRMSTDRQQYSIQNQAAVIAAYAHARNFTLVRTYKDEGESGLLIKNRTGLLQLLEDVESNQTDFGHLLVYDVSRWGRFQDVDESAHYEFVCRRAGIKVAYCAEQFENDGSMLASIVKNIKRVMAAEYSRELSAKVYAGQCRFARLGYKPCGRAGYALVRELVDEKMQTRGVMRTGDRKYILTDHIRIRPGNPREIAVVRWIFDRFLEVRSETVIAWELNQKGLLSSTGTSWTRGAVGTVLRNESYIGNLVFNRKSRKLRQNAIKNPPEEWIRSEGCINPIIDREVFFNVRKIIEERRVDLSEEEMLIRLRRTLLKEGRLTPAIIDRTPGLPCSATCQTHFGNFRNLYRLLGYTPKRNYEFLDSRPFWSELRTKLVEQAATAIRAAGGRVGSGGWSDCLRVSGATCLSVRAARWTPGQKPTHAPLWSIEREACLPDGWIAAIRLSEHNKTVLDYVLLPTDGKVKRTIRFSEAARARRGILRFKTIHGLVQAIIRRLTKVRPPSQATPAPRNKRPRAARSKTRGAHERR is encoded by the coding sequence ATGAGTAATGCGCTCGTAGTTCACAAAGCTCATCTGCCAAAATCGATCCTCGGAGTTCGCGCGGCTCAATATGTCAGGATGTCGACCGACCGGCAGCAATACTCAATCCAAAATCAGGCCGCCGTGATCGCGGCGTACGCGCACGCCCGTAACTTTACACTTGTCCGCACCTACAAAGACGAGGGCGAGAGCGGGTTGCTCATTAAGAACAGAACGGGGCTTCTTCAATTGCTGGAAGATGTCGAAAGCAACCAAACCGATTTCGGCCATCTTCTGGTCTATGACGTAAGCCGATGGGGTCGCTTCCAGGACGTTGACGAAAGTGCTCACTATGAGTTCGTTTGTAGGCGAGCCGGTATCAAGGTTGCCTATTGCGCCGAGCAATTCGAAAATGATGGGAGCATGCTTGCGAGCATCGTCAAAAATATCAAGCGAGTCATGGCGGCCGAATACAGCCGCGAGCTTTCGGCGAAGGTCTACGCCGGTCAATGTCGCTTTGCGCGGCTCGGCTACAAGCCGTGCGGTCGCGCGGGCTACGCACTGGTGCGCGAGCTCGTCGACGAGAAGATGCAAACGAGAGGGGTAATGAGGACGGGCGACCGAAAGTACATCCTTACGGATCACATTCGAATCAGGCCGGGCAATCCGAGAGAAATAGCTGTCGTGAGGTGGATCTTCGATAGGTTCTTGGAGGTAAGATCTGAAACTGTGATTGCTTGGGAACTTAACCAGAAAGGACTGCTCTCGAGCACAGGCACGTCATGGACCCGCGGTGCCGTTGGTACTGTTCTTCGAAATGAAAGCTACATTGGAAATCTTGTCTTCAACCGCAAGTCGCGAAAGCTGCGACAGAATGCGATAAAAAATCCTCCCGAAGAATGGATCAGAAGCGAGGGCTGCATCAACCCAATCATTGATCGCGAAGTCTTTTTCAATGTCAGGAAGATTATCGAGGAACGGCGCGTTGATCTTTCAGAAGAAGAAATGCTGATTCGGTTACGACGAACTCTTCTGAAAGAGGGGCGTTTGACCCCCGCCATTATCGACCGAACTCCGGGACTTCCCTGCTCTGCAACCTGTCAAACCCACTTTGGCAATTTTCGAAATCTATATCGGCTGCTGGGTTATACGCCCAAGCGGAACTACGAATTTCTCGACTCGCGTCCGTTTTGGTCCGAGCTAAGAACAAAGCTTGTTGAACAGGCCGCAACTGCCATACGAGCGGCGGGCGGACGCGTTGGCTCGGGCGGCTGGAGTGATTGCTTACGCGTGAGTGGGGCAACCTGTCTTTCGGTCAGGGCTGCTCGCTGGACCCCCGGCCAAAAGCCAACCCATGCTCCGCTCTGGAGTATCGAACGCGAGGCGTGTCTTCCCGACGGCTGGATAGCTGCCATCCGACTATCGGAGCACAATAAGACCGTACTCGACTACGTGCTGTTGCCCACTGACGGCAAAGTGAAACGCACGATCCGCTTTTCCGAAGCAGCGCGAGCGCGGCGGGGAATTCTGCGCTTTAAGACGATCCATGGCCTTGTTCAAGCGATCATCCGGCGGCTCACAAAAGTACGCCCACCTTCCCAAGCCACGCCAGCGCCGCGGAACAAACGGCCGAGAGCAGCGCGGTCCAAAACCAGGGGCGCCCACGAGCGGCGCTGA